The Podospora pseudocomata strain CBS 415.72m chromosome 1 map unlocalized CBS415.72m_1, whole genome shotgun sequence genome has a segment encoding these proteins:
- a CDS encoding uncharacterized protein (CAZy:AA11; EggNog:ENOG503P2FP), whose protein sequence is MSSHLGTGRLRFRFCIQSKNFTINATVLIDLLKLLFPELTSDFVAQGCLANGVFDVFSSTDFFAHFQDINSFSFTIFNTSQHIIFPFGLTPITYYSLILYFARSTYTMSTVSLTIGLAAMCLVSGIQAHVVMHTPESYGLHEGTPLLQVNPLDGVTHKHPRSTNNFHHNGLTVMEAGNVTNVNFTGGAQHGGGSCQFSITYDTPDNGQLNENTRFKTIYNIIGGCPAQFTNEMANLPAPYHDAEQRLDTEHCGNDTVTLNLMA, encoded by the coding sequence ATGTCATCACATCTCGGGACCGGTCGTTTGAGGTTTAGGTTCTGCATCCAGAGCAAGAATTTTACTATCAATGCTACTGTTCTGATTGATTTGCTAAAGCTGCTGTTTCCAGAACTCACCTCTGACTTTGTGGCACAAGGGTGTCTGGCAAATGGTGTTTTTGATGTGTTTTCTTCCACCGATTTCTTCGCTCATTTCCAAGATATAAATTCGTTTTCTTTCACGATTTTTAACACGAGTCAACATATCATATTTCCTTTTGGCTTGACGCCCATCACCTATTACTCATTGATTCTCTATTTTGCTAGATCAACATACACCATGTCGACGGTCAGTTTGACCATTGGCTTGGCCGCCATGTGCCTTGTATCTGGTATACAAGCACATGTGGTGATGCACACTCCCGAATCATACGGCCTCCACGAGGGCACCCCACTCCTTCAAGTCAACCCGCTCGATGGCGTCACTCACAAGCACCCTCGTTCAACTAATAATTTCCATCACAATGGACTCACTGTCATGGAGGCTGGAAATGTCACCAACGTCAATTTTACTGGCGGCGCTCAACACGGAGGCGGCTCATGCCAGTTCAGCATCACGTACGATACTCCCGACAATGGACAGTTGAACGAGAACACAAGGTTCAAGACTATATACAACATCATCGGGGGCTGTCCGGCGCAGTTTACGAATGAGATGGCAAACCTACCTGCGCCATATCATGATGCTGAGCAACGACTAGACACTGAGCATTGTGGTAATGACACTGTGACACTGAATTTAATGGCATGA
- a CDS encoding uncharacterized protein (EggNog:ENOG503PRDZ) gives MCVNRKSLPTTPWDTTATATASESQQQVRNHPPAPTRRPPSSPPRLSQSVMSIPTLKKTLDMLHHILSHTRYMVTGTAAMAIWGYVPPHVNFLPRHVSISCTDDDVPVIKSWAAASPHCVLIPSCPGMIGVGIEGKIRAVKIRTVTREMFERLGRVSPLGVNRVEQFRGWREGILRTGVWVVSLRGLLEDLCAGWGGCFRKGNKTLEEEERLRQCGLGILWILRRMREDGGLGKEWDLRGGIVAREEFWVPFTGVWWEGVGLMLALGLLREVASDERELRQTKVWTGNRWLYVTSVVPEQEGKGKGKEHHVSLTTVTSSGDSEDSEQVELPAVKLDTDLARYHPDSFRVRAGLRDGSVGMREYAALVAAQVGHEHGPQRNDPTPTCERSLPR, from the exons ATGTGCGTT AACAGAAAGTCACTACCCACCACGCCTTGGGAcacgacagcgacagcgactGCCTCAGAGTCTCAACAGCAGGTGAGAAACcaccctccagcaccaacaagacgacccccctcctccccccctagACTTTCCCAATCGGTCATGTCCATCCCCACCCTGAAGAAAACACTGGACATGCTACATCATATCCTCTCTCACACGCGGTACATGGTCACCGGGACGGCCGCGATGGCGATATGGGGTTACGTCCCCCCCCACGTAAACTTCCTACCCCGACATGTCTCCATATCTTGCACGGACGACGACGTGCCGGTTATCAAGTCGTGGGCGGCGGCCAGTCCGCATTGTGTCTTGATCCCTTCTTGTCCTGGCATGATCGGGGTAGGAATAGAGGGGAAGATTAGGGCGGTAAAGATCAGGACTGTGACTCGGGAGATGTTTGAGAGGCTGGGACGGGTGAGCCCGCTTGGGGTGAATAGAGTGGAACAGTTCagaggttggagggaggggatacTGAGGACGGGGGTGTGGGTTGTtagtttgagggggttgttggaggatttgtgtgctgggtggggggggtgttTTCGCAAAGGAAATAAAacgctggaggaggaggagaggttgaggcaGTGCGGGTTGGGGATTTTGTGGATTTTGCGAcggatgagggaggatggagggttggggaaggagtGGGATTTGAGGGGGGGAATAGTTGCAAGGGAGGAGTTTTGGGTGCCGTTTAcgggggtttggtgggagggtgtcgggttgatgttggcgttggggttgttgagggaggtggcctCTGATGAGCGGGAGTTGAGGCAGACAAAGGTCTGGACGGGGAACAGGTGGTTGTATGTTACCTCTGTTGTGCCCGAGCAAGAAGGTAAGGGCAAGGGTAAAGAACACCACGTGAGTCTAACTACCGTGACCTCGTCGGGTGATTCGGAGGACTCTGAGCAGGTTGAACTGCCCGCGGTGAAGCTTGACACTGATCTTGCACGATATCACCCTGATTCTTTCCGAGTTAGGGCTGGGTTGAGGGATGGGAGCGTGGGTATGAGGGAGTATGCTGCTCTTGTTGCTGCACAAGTAGGCCATGAGCATGGACCTCAACGAAATGACCCCACGCCAACATGTGAGCGTAGTCTTCCTCGATGA
- the RPN11 gene encoding multicatalytic endopeptidase (COG:O; BUSCO:EOG09263QB7; EggNog:ENOG503NV6C; MEROPS:MER0022005), protein MDRLRTMFAGPGMGMGAAPGTDNTNLIDNSETVYISSLALLKMLRHGRAGVPMEVMGLMLGEFVDDFTVRVVDVFAMPQSGTGVSVEAVDPVFQTKMMDMLRQTGRPESVVGWYHSHPGFGCWLSSVDINTQQSFEQLTPRAVAVVVDPIQSVKGKVVIDAFRLINPQSLIMGQEPRQSTSNLGHLNKPSIQALIHGLNRHYYSIGINYRKTALEENMLMNLHKQEWTEALQMEDFHCEGQRTKDRLERLVSLAEGYEKRVKEETELTKEQLKTRYVGKLDPKKHLEDVGQQLIEDNIVAVSRQMIDKEATMPKKDTPGANGKANGDEMDVEDEL, encoded by the exons ATGGATCGATTGAGAACCATGTTCGCTGGCCCTGGCATGGGCATGGGAGCTGCTCCTGGGACA GATAATACCAATCTCATCGATAACTCCGAGACCGTCTACATCTcgtccctcgccctcctcaaaatGCTTCGCCACGGCCGCGCCGGCGTCCCTATGGAAGTCATGGGTCTAATGCTGGGCGAATTTGTCGACGATTTCACAGTTCGTGTCGTCGATGTGTTTGCGATGCCTCAGAGCGGTACTGGTGTGAGTGTGGAGGCCGTCGACCCGGTGTTCCAGACCAAGATGATGGACATGCTTCGGCAAACAGGAAG GCCCGAGTCGGTTGTCGGCTGGTACCATTCGCATCCCGGTTTCGGGTGCTGGCTCTCGTCTGTCGATATCAATACCCAGCAGAGTTTTGAGCAGCTGACCCCGCGTGCTGTTGCCGTGGTCGTCGATCCAATCCAGTCAGTCAAGGGCAAGGTCGTCATCGACGCCTTCCGTTTGATCAACCCACAGTCCCTTATCATGGGACAGGAACCCCGGCAAAGCACTTCCAATTTGGGTCATCTGAACAAGCCCTCTATTCAAGCGCTTATCCATGGCCTTAACCGCCACTACTACTCGATCGGCATCAACTACAGAAAGACGGCCCTCGAGGAGAATATGTTGATGAACCTACACAAGCAAGAGTGGACAGAGGCGCTTCAGATGGAGGACTTCCATTGCGAGGGTCAACGAACAAAGGATCGTCTCGAGCGCCTAGTCAGTCTTGCAGAGGGATACGAGAAGAgggtcaaggaggagacaGAGCTCACCAAGGAGCAGCTTAAGACGCGCTATGTCGGCAAGCTGGACCCCAAGAAGCATTTGGAAGATGTCGGACAACAGCTGATCGAGGACAACATCGTGGCGGTGTCAAGGCAGATGATCGACAAGGAGGCGACGATGCCAAAGAAGGACACTCCAGGTGCCAATGGCAAAGCGAATGGGGACGAAATggatgtggaggatgaaCTTTGA
- the RPD3 gene encoding histone deacetylase (EggNog:ENOG503NVD7; COG:B) has product MDPLISALLNLREPRRRRGIGELPSSLVAAAHGLSAEHQLFPHTQNGGADFDSPTFLLSHGSERSYIKYEDDTRINLLNRPSHPGRAKLDWDSSRDPDPGFEPIPFCPPLLSPIRFLPSSREHEHHELDELCETKEPPPQHTFSSICFATMSNSNSTDPAGVERTRPLFEVVKNDKKRVAYFYDSDIGNYAYVTGHPMKPHRIRLAHSLVMNYNVYKFLEIYRAKPAVTSEMTQFHTDEYIEFLQKVTPDNMDSFMREQGKYNVGDDCPVFDGLFEFCGISAGGSMEGAARLNREKCDIAINWAGGLHHAKKSEASGFCYVNDIVLAILELLRFKKRVLYIDIDVHHGDGVEEAFYTTDRVMTVSFHKYGEYFPGTGELRDIGIGTGKHYAVNFPLRDGIDDVAYETIFEPVITNVMQYYQPEAVVLQCGGDSLSGDRLGCFNLSMRGHANCVNFVRGFNLPTLVLGGGGYTMRNVARTWAYETGRLVGVEMDRVLPFNEYYEYYGPDYELDVRNSNMENANSYEYLEKIKIQVIENLKRTAPVPSVQMQDVPRQSMGVSDDQDDEMDDLDEDENKDVRMTQRQWEKRVERQDEYEDSDDEDMAAANGVFKLNGRTRQETNFRDTKEDDTMEVDSGIATPAEQPVEITENDDTMIDEALAEIAAEAEAEAQVKEPAATETAPEAPTAAVDGDGDVDMGEVTESKAAETVIKTEDVEEPAPAKQDDSQATTVVSPKKTTEVAAQPSRTSKSPEPAVATDKQTESVSEASEVVPPTTTQDNTTNS; this is encoded by the exons ATGGATCCACTAATCTCAGCCTTGTTGAATCTGCGGGagccacggcggcggcgtggAATTGGTGAATTGCCTTCCTCGCTGGTCGCGGCAGCTCATGGCCTTTCCGCAGAACATCAACTTTTCCCCCACACACAAAACGGCGGCGCTGACTTTGATTCTCCTACCTTTTTGTTGAGCCACGGCAGCGAAAGAAGCTACATCAAATACGAAGACGATACTCGCATCAATCTTCTCAACCGGCCCTCTCACCCTGGCCGCGCGAAACTTGACTGGGACTCGAGCCGCGACCCAGATCCCGGCTTCGAACCCATTCCTTTCTGCCCACCGCTGCTGAGCCCGATCCGGTTTTTGCCTTCTTCACGAGAACACGAGCATCACGAACTTGACGAGCTTTGCGAAACGAAGGAACCCCCCCCGCAACACACATTCTCATCCATTTGCTTTGCAACAATGTCTAATTCCAACTCGACCGACCCAGCGGGTGTCGAGAGGACCAGGCCCCTCTtcgaggtggtcaagaaTGACAAGAAAAGGGTTGCTTACTTCTACGACTCCGACATTGGCAACTATGCCTACGTTACAGGCCACCCCATGAAACCGCACCGGATACGTTTGGCGCACTCTTTGGTGATGAACTACAACGTCTACAAGTTTCTCGAGATTTAC CGTGCGAAACCAGCTGTCACGAGCGAGATGACACAATTCCACACAGACGAGTATATCGAGTTTTTGCAAAAAGTTACTCCCGACAACATGGACTCCTTTATGAGAGAACAAGGCAAATACAATGTCGGGGACGATTGCCCAGTATTCGATGGACTCTTTGAGTTTTGCGGCATCAGCGCTGGCGGTTCCATGGAAGGCGCGGCAAGGTTGAACAGAGAAAAGTGCGACATCGCAATCAACTGGGCGGGTGGCCTGCATCACGCGAAAAAAAGCGAGGCTAGCGGCTTCTGCTATGTCAATG ATATCGTGCTTGCGATCCTCGAGCTGCTCCGGTTCAAAAAGCGTGTTCTGTACATCGACATCGACGTTCACCATGGTGACGGTGTCGAGGAGGCCTTCTACACCACTGACCGTGTCATGACGGTTTCATTCCACAAGTACGGAGAATACTTTCCTGGTACTGGCGAGCTTAGGGACATTGGCATTGGCACCGGCAAGCATTACGCCGTTAATTTCCCTCTTCGCGACGGCATCGACGACGTCGCGTATGAAACCATCTTTGAGCCCGTGATCACGAACGTGATGCAATATTACCAACCTGAGGCTGTGGTCCTTCAGTGCGGCGGAGACTCTCTCTCTGGTGATCGTCTCGGCTGCTTCAACCTCAGTATGCGCGGACATGCGAACTGCGTCAACTTTGTTCGCGGCTTCAACTTGCCAACTCTGGTTCTCGGAGGCGGTGGGTACACCATGCGCAACGTCGCCCGCACATGGGCTTACGAGACGGGCCGCTTGGTCGGCGTTGAGATGGATCGAGTACTGCCATTTAATGAATATTACGAG TACTACGGTCCGGATTACGAGCTGGATGTGCGAAATTCCAATATGGAAAACGCAAACAGCTACGAATACctggagaagatcaagattCAGGTCATCGAGAATCTAAAACGCACAGCCCCTGTCCCTTCCGTCCAGATGCAGGATGTACCACGCCAGTCAATGGGTGTCTCTGATGACCAAGACGACGAGATGGATGACCTGGACGAAGATGAGAACAAGGACGTCCGCATGACCCAGCGGCAGTGGGAGAAGCGTGTTGAGCGCCAAGATGAGTACGAAGACTCggacgatgaggatatggCAGCTGCCAACGGAGTCTTCAAGCTCAATGGGAGGACCCGACAAGAGACCAACTTCCGCGATACCAAGGAAGACGACACCATGGAGGTCGACAGTGGAATCGCCACACCCGCTGAGCAGCCAGTTGAGATTACCGAAAACGATGATACTATGATCGACGAGGCCCTCGCCGAAATCGCAGCGGAAGCGGAAGCGGAAGCACAAGTCAAGGAGCCTGCTGCTACTGAGACAGCACCTGAGGCTCCAACAGCAGCGGTTGACGGCGACGGTGACGTGGATATGGGAGAGGTTACAGAAAGCAAGGCGGCCGAAACAGTGATCAAGACCGAAGATGTCGAAGAGCCTGCGCCTGCCAAGCAGGACGACAGCCAGGCTACGACTGTGGTATCGCCAAAGAAGACCACGGAGGTGGCAGCTCAGCCATCACGCACATCCAAGTCGCCAGAGCCAGCTGTTGCCACCGACAAACAAACCGAGAGCGTGTCAGAGGCCAGCGAGGTGGTGCCACCGACAACCACTCAGGACAATACGACCAATAGTTAG